Proteins found in one Candidatus Stygibacter australis genomic segment:
- the gatD gene encoding Glu-tRNA(Gln) amidotransferase subunit GatD: CNLDTEKVFAVFSENMGPAQYKKLAVTIGEEIEKGIQGIIIGHGTDTLHHTAAALTFMCQDLPIPVVLVGSQRSSDRPSSDAALNLMHAATAAGHGDIAEVMVCMFGPTSDEYGLLHRGTRVRKMHSSYRSTFRTIGDIPLGTVTRAGVKPIHSDYNLRRNDNKVKIFPYFEEKVTIVYYYPNMQPDIIDSLVENGYKGIVIAGTGLGHVNKLIYPAIKRAAAAGVAIYMTVQTLWGYVHMFVYDTGRDLMAMGIVPAENMLPEVAYIKLGWVLGQTSDLEEVKRMMLTPVNGEITKGEPYNGYLIYQGGIPEVEAFIRKVHK, translated from the coding sequence CTGTAACCTTGATACCGAAAAGGTATTTGCCGTATTCAGCGAAAACATGGGACCAGCACAATATAAGAAGCTGGCAGTAACAATCGGAGAGGAGATAGAAAAAGGTATTCAGGGCATAATTATCGGTCACGGTACAGATACCTTGCACCATACAGCAGCAGCGCTAACCTTTATGTGCCAGGATCTGCCAATTCCAGTAGTTCTTGTGGGTTCACAGCGATCATCTGATCGTCCTTCCTCAGATGCAGCACTTAATCTGATGCATGCTGCTACTGCTGCCGGTCATGGTGATATAGCAGAAGTGATGGTTTGCATGTTTGGTCCTACCTCAGATGAATATGGTCTGCTGCATCGGGGGACAAGAGTTCGCAAGATGCACTCCTCCTATCGCTCAACTTTCAGAACAATTGGAGATATTCCTCTAGGAACAGTTACCAGAGCAGGGGTAAAACCAATCCACAGTGATTACAATCTCCGTAGAAATGATAATAAAGTAAAAATATTTCCTTATTTTGAAGAGAAAGTAACTATCGTGTATTATTATCCAAATATGCAGCCGGACATCATTGATTCGCTGGTTGAGAATGGATATAAGGGTATAGTTATCGCAGGAACTGGTCTGGGACATGTAAATAAGTTGATCTATCCGGCAATTAAAAGAGCAGCTGCTGCAGGAGTAGCAATCTATATGACGGTTCAGACTTTGTGGGGCTATGTGCACATGTTTGTGTATGACACAGGCAGAGATCTGATGGCGATGGGCATAGTGCCAGCAGAAAATATGCTTCCTGAAGTAGCATATATCAAGCTTGGGTGGGTACTTGGTCAAACCAGTGATCTGGAAGAAGTGAAAAGAATGATGCTCACACCTGTCAATGGAGAGATCACGAAAGGCGAGCCTTATAACGGCTATTTGATCTATCAGGGTGGAATACCTGAGGTGGAAGCCTTTATAAGGAAAGTACATAAATAG